The following are from one region of the Vanessa atalanta chromosome 5, ilVanAtal1.2, whole genome shotgun sequence genome:
- the LOC125064115 gene encoding uncharacterized protein LOC125064115 isoform X1, producing MTTERQNGYPENGSEREEFRETDPLREDTEEQNEDKKRSFKETCYYVVKNTTVEPTMFLFILPIILGILTSQNLNLEKACRVNLNFTSEICDALKMQTLEEQNIYERDVQHLVAQAMSWRTYITATIPCILALFIGSWADRTGHRKIFLIYSIIGQMLISINGIINTYFFYEFRLEVIVFSEAIIDGLTGSWCVCFLTMFSYISAITNDKNRTFRMGLINFSLTVGFPIGMGISGILLKTIGYYGCYGVVGSIHFINLMYNIFVLKDPKRTPEQKMHDRKGIGHFFRLFFDLTNIKDTLQVIWKKGTNNRRLRICVLLVVVSILFGPMHGEISILYISTRYRFNWDEVKFSIFQAYNCVTHTFGTIFSILVFSKYLQWHDSVLGIISTISKIAASFVYCFAPNERIFFIAPLVDILNGTSLLALRSTASKLVSQDEFGKVNSIFALVENLMPLVYVPLYTKVYVATMEVLPGAVFLLGSAMTLPAVAVFIWLFWEHITIQRKQMKENCVELAAKEL from the exons ATGACTACGGAAAGGCAAAACGGGTATCCGGAAAATGGCAGTGAAAGGGAAGAATTCAGGGAAACCGATCCATTAAGGGAAGACACTGAAGAACAAAATGAAGACAAAAAGAGGAGTTTCAAAGAGACATGTTATTACGTCGTTAAGAATACAACCGTGGAACCAACGATGTTTCTCTTCATATTACCGATAATTCTTGGAATATTAACGTCTCAAAATTTAAACTTGGAGAAGGCATGTCGggtaaatttaaactttacaaGTGAGATCTGCGATGCTCTTAAAATGCAAACTTTGGAGGAACAGAATATTTACGAAAGGGACGTACAGCATCTGGTCGCTCAAGCTATGTCTTGGAGAACTTACATTACAGCTACTATACCTTGCATTTTAGCTCTTTTTATCGGATCATGGGCGGATAGAACAGGTCatcgaaagatttttttaatctattcaaTTATAGGTCAAATGCTTATAAGCATCAATGGTATTATTAACACATATTTCTTTTATGAATTTAGATTGGAAGTCATTGTGTTCAGTGAAGCTATTATTGACGGTCTTACTGGATCGTGGTGTGTTTGTTTCTTAACTATGTTCTCCTATATAAGTGCAATCACCAATGATAAAAACAGAACTTTTAGAATGGGACTTATCAATTTTAGTTTAACTGTAGGGTTCCCTATTGGAATGGGAATTAGTGGAATACTATTGAAAACAATCGGTTACTATGGATGCTATGGAGTTGTTGGtagcatacattttattaatctcaTGTATAATATCTTCGTTCTAAAAGATCCAAAACGCACACCTGAACAAAAAATG CACGACAGAAAAGGAATAGGGCACTTCTTTcgattattttttgatttgacaAACATAAAAGATACCTTACAAGTTATATGGAAGAAAGGCACAAACAACAGAAGGTTAAGGATTTGTGTATTACTGGTAGTCGTTAGTATTTTGTTCGGACCTATGCATG gtgaaatttctatattatacatatctaCAAGATACAGATTTAATTGGGACGAAgtcaaatttagtatttttcaaGCTTATAATTGTGTAACACATACGTTCG GAACAATCTTTTCCATCTTAGTGTTTAGCAAATATTTGCAATGGCATGATTCTGTTCTGGGAATTATATCAACTATTAGCAAAATAGCAGCCTCTTTTGTGTACTGTTTCGCGCCGAATGAAAGAATTTTCTTTATTG CTCCCTTAGTTGATATATTAAATGGAACGTCACTTCTGGCTCTGAGATCGACTGCCTCTAAATTGGTGTCACAGGATGAATTTG gaaaagtaaattcaatttttgCACTGGTCGAAAACCTTATGCCGCTAGTGTATGTACCATTATATACAAAGGTATATGTAGCTACAATGGAAGTCTTACCAGGCGCAGTATTTCTTCTGGGGTCCGCTATGACGCTACCTGCTGTGGCAGTTTTTAT TTGGCTTTTTTGGGAACACATCACGATtcaaagaaaacaaatgaaagaaAATTGCGTTGAATTGGCAGCAAAAGAACTGTAG
- the LOC125064115 gene encoding uncharacterized protein LOC125064115 isoform X2, with the protein MFSYISAITNDKNRTFRMGLINFSLTVGFPIGMGISGILLKTIGYYGCYGVVGSIHFINLMYNIFVLKDPKRTPEQKMHDRKGIGHFFRLFFDLTNIKDTLQVIWKKGTNNRRLRICVLLVVVSILFGPMHGEISILYISTRYRFNWDEVKFSIFQAYNCVTHTFGTIFSILVFSKYLQWHDSVLGIISTISKIAASFVYCFAPNERIFFIAPLVDILNGTSLLALRSTASKLVSQDEFGKVNSIFALVENLMPLVYVPLYTKVYVATMEVLPGAVFLLGSAMTLPAVAVFIWLFWEHITIQRKQMKENCVELAAKEL; encoded by the exons ATGTTCTCCTATATAAGTGCAATCACCAATGATAAAAACAGAACTTTTAGAATGGGACTTATCAATTTTAGTTTAACTGTAGGGTTCCCTATTGGAATGGGAATTAGTGGAATACTATTGAAAACAATCGGTTACTATGGATGCTATGGAGTTGTTGGtagcatacattttattaatctcaTGTATAATATCTTCGTTCTAAAAGATCCAAAACGCACACCTGAACAAAAAATG CACGACAGAAAAGGAATAGGGCACTTCTTTcgattattttttgatttgacaAACATAAAAGATACCTTACAAGTTATATGGAAGAAAGGCACAAACAACAGAAGGTTAAGGATTTGTGTATTACTGGTAGTCGTTAGTATTTTGTTCGGACCTATGCATG gtgaaatttctatattatacatatctaCAAGATACAGATTTAATTGGGACGAAgtcaaatttagtatttttcaaGCTTATAATTGTGTAACACATACGTTCG GAACAATCTTTTCCATCTTAGTGTTTAGCAAATATTTGCAATGGCATGATTCTGTTCTGGGAATTATATCAACTATTAGCAAAATAGCAGCCTCTTTTGTGTACTGTTTCGCGCCGAATGAAAGAATTTTCTTTATTG CTCCCTTAGTTGATATATTAAATGGAACGTCACTTCTGGCTCTGAGATCGACTGCCTCTAAATTGGTGTCACAGGATGAATTTG gaaaagtaaattcaatttttgCACTGGTCGAAAACCTTATGCCGCTAGTGTATGTACCATTATATACAAAGGTATATGTAGCTACAATGGAAGTCTTACCAGGCGCAGTATTTCTTCTGGGGTCCGCTATGACGCTACCTGCTGTGGCAGTTTTTAT TTGGCTTTTTTGGGAACACATCACGATtcaaagaaaacaaatgaaagaaAATTGCGTTGAATTGGCAGCAAAAGAACTGTAG